CAACATGGAAGTTGTCAAGGAGTACATGTACATTGGTGGTGTtagaattgaagatgatatcTTAGTTACCGAAGACGGATATGAAAATCTAACAAAAATTACCTCTGATCCACACGAGATTGAAAAGATCGTGCAAAGGGGTTTAAATAGAGGTAAAGAAGGTTTCCACGTGGTTATATAATGTATTTAAAcgtttcttcaacaatgtGTTTATTGATGGAATTGTTCGCAATTTAAGTAATAACAAATTGTCTAAAAATACAGAGTCTTTATCTATTTAGTACatgaaaagaaactaatttcaatttttttcagcaacGTCTAAACCCCACATCTGAAAACACTCGATCTATTATGTCTAAACTGGATAACTTCACGCCTTTCTAGCATAACTAAAGTTTTGTTCAAAGCTTCGATGGAAAATGAACCTTTCTCCACAAATGTTTGCCGAAGAGTATTATATGAAGTACTCCATCCTATTGGTAATcttcttttaatttcagCCTCCATATTCTCGATCTGACCAATAACTTCCGGATTGTCGGTGTTTCCCTCTTTTATCGCATCCATAGTAGAAGCATTGAACAATCTCATCGCCTCTTCAACATGTCTTACCGTTGCCACGGGTGATAGTTCCATTTTTGCCAAAGATTCAGTTATTCTAATGATCGCTTCTAGTTGTCTCACAGTGATAGGAATCGACGATCTCTCTGTGGATAATGACTCCTTCAATTTAACTTCTTTTCTAATGGCTACAAAATTTGAGCTGAGCATTTCACTTGCTTCCGGTGTTAACCTCGGTGCACATTTTAACTTGCAATAttgaatatattttttcatcaaatctaTCGGGATTTCACCTTCAGCCTGCTCCTCATTATTACCACCATTAGTATGTACGTTCATGACATGGTGGGCAATTGACATGTCTCTGTGTGTATTGTGCTCATCTTTGACTATAAAAATCATATCAAATCTCGACAAAATGGTGGTTTGGAAATCGATATTTTCACCTGGCGCCTTCATATCGTCGTATCTACCAAAGATTGGATTTGCAGCTGCTAAAACCGAAGTTCTGGAATTAAGAACAGTGGTGATTCCGGCTTTGGCAATCGAAATCGTTTGTTGCTCCATAGCTTCGTGGATAGCAACTCTATCTTCATCTCTCATTTTATCgaattcatcaatacaAATGACACCGCCATCAGCTAAGACCATTGCACCACCTTCTAAATAAAAATCCCTTGTTGCAGGATCCCGTTGAACAGAGGCAGTCAACCCAGCCGCTGAGGAACCTTTACCTGAAGTGTAGACAGAAATTGGTGAAACTTTCTCAACGAATTTTAAAAGTTGGGATTTTGCTGTACCGGGATCACCTAACAGCAAAACATTAATGTCACCTCTCAATCTCATGCCGTCCGGTAGAACTTTTTTGGAACCACCAAACAGTAGGCATGTAATCGCCTTTTTGATGTCCTCATTACCATAAATCGAAGGAGCAATGGAATTTACAAACCTGTCATATAAGTTAggtatttttgataaattgatgaattcttgttcctcttcttctgaaaaaaaCCTACTTATACCACCGGACGATCTTAGCAGGTCAGACTCAGTTTGAAAACCTAAAACTTTAAGGTATGGTGTTCTAATTGCGGCATTATTGATCGAACCTGTATTTcttacttttttttggtaagTATCATATATTCCGATAACTTCACATCTAGTACCTGGAACTAAAGTATTACAAAGATACCTGTCCACAAAAAGTGTAATATGACGAGGTAGTTCACCCACGGGAACCATGTCTGATGTCTCTTGTAGTTTCAAGGTTTGTTGATCAATGAATGTAGATTTATCGTGAACAATCAAGTACGGATTTGGTGGACATTGGGGCTTATCTCCGTCTGGAGATGGAGGCGccaaacatttttttggatattgaGGTAAACCTAATGTGACACTAGATCTTATTTTGAGAGTATGCCTGCATGTTCTGCACATTAATGTCAATTCTGATGCTCTTGAATTAAGCATCGAGGAATTGATGATTATACCGGATATCTTTATAATCTTTGAAACGTGTTCAGAGTCGATATCCCTTATAGATATTCTTGTATCATTTGAAAGCAATATTAATTGGCATTGGGGGAATATAGCAGGCGCTTCCTCGTTCGTTAAATACATGTTTCTTTTAGCTAACTCGGTGATTGCCCTTTCAAACAGTGGTATAGTTTCCTTTGGGTTTTCAAACAATCTTTGATGTAGCTCATCGtgaaaatatataagatcTTCGGAATGCACGGTGAGTTTGAACTGCTTCGATAAGATGTTTTCTCTTAGTTGGTTTCTATATATGAAATCATTATCAACCCTAAACTCCAATATGAAACGTTTAAAAGCTTTTACAATTTCACTATTCTGGTCCGCCGCAACGTCCTGTTGCGGTGGAAGCACTGAAGTGGCATACGTATCTGCTCTGTCAAATGACATGGTTTCTTTGTAATCAAAATCCCGGGCTTTCTCTCTTGACTAACGATTGAAGAAAAGCTCTAAATACGCTATTTCAGCAATATTTACAACAAATGTTGGTTTTATTCGCCAGACCCCAAATTGTATGTCTTTTCTTGTCGCGCTCGTTTTTGAAGACTGTTCAAAATCGAACTGGGAGCATAAACTTCTTTCTCATGCCCTACTTTTGTAGGTTCAGAAACAGGTAATCAGGGAAACCACTGTATGTGTTGTTTACCATTAACTTTGCTTCAAGATTTTAGATGTGGTTATTAAGAGTCAAATAAAAAGTAGTTTTGATATGTTACTCGCTGCAACTAAGAATAATGCTGCGGGAGAGCAGCCGCTACAACAGTATGTACCGCATCTAATGAAGATTTTCCATGAAAGCAGAAACGTAACCGATTTGCACCTTAATACAAGGCtttatatattttcaagGGGTGTTCTTGGTACATGCTGGAAAACATGCGTGAGGCTATTTAGTCCAtaggcaaaaaaaaactgtgTCTATCGTTTTTGTCAAAGTCGAAGGTTgacttttctttttgtaaATCGATCCTGTGGCTACTTATATATTAGAATAGCCGATCTTTAGGAGGAAGACAGTGACTTTGCAAGAGTTAGTCCAGTAGCTTGTCTCGTTATTTTGTCAAGAGCAACTAGCTCCAATATGCGACACAATGCTCGAATTTTGTTTGTATAAGTTACGGGTACCTACACAAAGCCAAATAGCGATGCCATTTCCTGGCGTATTTATTCCCTTTTAGGAAACCCCTTAATTTCCTCGTAGATATAAGCTTTGGCTTTAAAATTCAAGTTCTTAGATTACtaatatcaaaaataaaacacaAAAAATCCCCTATTTCTACGTTGTATATATAGTTTCCCTATCTAAGTTAGGTGAAATAAACAACTTAAACAGATATTTATGGTTGGCGCCAGCAATTAGCCAGCCAcaatcaattgaattaAAAACCTTTTGCTTAAAACAATCATGTTTGCTTATAAGAAAGGTTTTTTTCCAGGGACCTCTAAACACAACATAGGTGAAAAGGCTATCaatttttccattgtttTCTACCAGCATTGATTAGTAATGTTTTGATCCATATATAAACACGTGAAATATCCCCCAGCATTATACTGAATCAAGGTGGCTATGTTCCAGACCAATTTGACAAATCATGTTAACTCTAATTAGCCAAGTCAGAAGTGCTTTTCGCTGGGGAAGAAATCTGGTTCCCATGGAAAAACGTAATGTTTATGTTGTTTATGGAATAGCATTAGTAGGTGTCACTCTAGATAATATGAATAATGCAGCCATCATCACCTTGCAAAAAGATTTAGAAGAGAAATTCAATACAAACTCCTCGGTTGCTTCTTGGGTGTTGTCTGGGTATGCGTTGACTCTAGGCTCCTTTATAATGATAACCGGGAAGATTGCCGATATAATTGGACCAGACACTGTTTATTTGATTGGATTAGGAATTATGTGGATTACGTCTCTAATTTGTGCCTTGCTCCCACACACATCAATAATTCCATTGATTGTTTTCAGGGCTATTCAGGGTATAGGTGCGTCTTCACTTCTACCTTCTGTTCTATCTTTAATGGCTAACTATTTTTCCGGTCCTAAGCTCAAGCATTTGCAGGGGGCTATTTCTGCTTTATTAATTGCATTGACATCAATTTTTAGTATTGGTTTGATTCTAGGAGGTGCTTTTTCAGTAACTGATATTGGATATAGGGCATATTTCTGGTTCACTTTTTCATTAGCTTTGCTTTG
The window above is part of the Pichia kudriavzevii chromosome 1, complete sequence genome. Proteins encoded here:
- a CDS encoding uncharacterized protein (PKUD0A02870; similar to Saccharomyces cerevisiae YLR274W (MCM5); ancestral locus Anc_6.71), with translation MSFDRADTYATSVLPPQQDVAADQNSEIVKAFKRFILEFRVDNDFIYRNQLRENILSKQFKLTVHSEDLIYFHDELHQRLFENPKETIPLFERAITELAKRNMYLTNEEAPAIFPQCQLILLSNDTRISIRDIDSEHVSKIIKISGIIINSSMLNSRASELTLMCRTCRHTLKIRSSVTLGLPQYPKKCLAPPSPDGDKPQCPPNPYLIVHDKSTFIDQQTLKLQETSDMVPVGELPRHITLFVDRYLCNTLVPGTRCEVIGIYDTYQKKVRNTGSINNAAIRTPYLKVLGFQTESDLLRSSGGISRFFSEEEEQEFINLSKIPNLYDRFVNSIAPSIYGNEDIKKAITCLLFGGSKKVLPDGMRLRGDINVLLLGDPGTAKSQLLKFVEKVSPISVYTSGKGSSAAGLTASVQRDPATRDFYLEGGAMVLADGGVICIDEFDKMRDEDRVAIHEAMEQQTISIAKAGITTVLNSRTSVLAAANPIFGRYDDMKAPGENIDFQTTILSRFDMIFIVKDEHNTHRDMSIAHHVMNVHTNGGNNEEQAEGEIPIDLMKKYIQYCKLKCAPRLTPEASEMLSSNFVAIRKEVKLKESLSTERSSIPITVRQLEAIIRITESLAKMELSPVATVRHVEEAMRLFNASTMDAIKEGNTDNPEVIGQIENMEAEIKRRLPIGWSTSYNTLRQTFVEKGSFSIEALNKTLVMLERREVIQFRHNRSSVFRCGV